The Apium graveolens cultivar Ventura chromosome 6, ASM990537v1, whole genome shotgun sequence genome contains a region encoding:
- the LOC141667608 gene encoding ABSCISIC ACID-INSENSITIVE 5-like protein 4 isoform X3: MVRTDNSDFLLRGEIDSSVHSTNPQHPDSHVLPSLDRQRSILSLLNVFQHTFSDDTGISGSMNIDELLNNVWTEEEIQAFEQTLLPSPDIALGAAAPMGAATVPTAAATANINPQFIPSNEEMNLEDFLIMAGVVRAPDYSSPLQQSCVSYQNNNNTTVGSGTPGCMVRPVIASGGGRNVPAYQTLLEKSDKDAASAAIARKHSGYQPREGGFRQGSADTPVSSDSIGGNNSDSVNNLDINVNLAEKSSHPASKEVSRKQQRHVIKNRESATRSRARREAYTRDLEAQLHALKAEKARLQQKMDYTLCTLITNGRIQTCSWS, from the exons ATGGTGAGGACAGACAACTCAGACTTTCTATTGCGAGGAGAAATTGACTCATCTGTTCATTCAACAAACCCACAACATCCTGACAGCCATGTCCTCCCATCACTAGATCGCCAAAGGTCAATCTTGTCCCTCCTTAATGTGTTTCAACACACATTCTCTGATGACACTGGAATCTCTGGATCAATGAACATAGATGAACTCCTTAACAACGTTTGGACAGAAGAAGAAATTCAAGCTTTTGAACAAACACTTCTCCCCAGCCCCGATATTGCCCTCGGCGCTGCTGCCCCCATGGGAGCTGCCACAGTCCCCACAGCTGCAGCCACAGCCAATATTAATCCACAGTTCATCCCTTCAAACGAAGAGATGAACCTCGAGGATTTTCTTATCATGGCTGGTGTGGTGCGGGCACCTGATTATTCTTCTCCTCTGCAGCAGTCATGTGTGTCATACCAGAACAACAATAATACAACAGTTGGATCTGGGACACCTGGTTGTATGGTCAGGCCTGTCATTGCTTCAGGAGGGGGTAGAAATGTGCCAGCTTATCAGACACTGCTGGAAAAAAGCGACAAAGATGCAGCATCAGCTGCAATTGCAAGAAAACATAGTGGATACCAACCACGTGAAGGTGGATTTAGGCAGGGGTCAGCCGATACTCCAGTTTCCTCTGACAGTATCGGGGGAAACAATTCCGACAGTGTGAATAATCTTGATATAAATGTCAATTTAGCGGAAAAGTCCAGTCATCCGGCATCCAAAGAGGTGTCGAGAAAGCAGCAGCGTCACGTGATCAAAAACAGAGAATCTGCCACCAGATCAAGGGCTAGGAGAGAG GCGTATACTCGTGATTTAGAAGCCCAACTGCACGCGCTAAAAGCAGAGAAGGCACGCCTGCAACAAAAAATG GATTATACATTATGTACGTTAATCACTAATGGTAGGATCCAAACGTGTTCGTGGTCGTAA
- the LOC141667608 gene encoding ABSCISIC ACID-INSENSITIVE 5-like protein 7 isoform X4 has translation MVRTDNSDFLLRGEIDSSVHSTNPQHPDSHVLPSLDRQRSILSLLNVFQHTFSDDTGISGSMNIDELLNNVWTEEEIQAFEQTLLPSPDIALGAAAPMGAATVPTAAATANINPQFIPSNEEMNLEDFLIMAGVVRAPDYSSPLQQSCVSYQNNNNTTVGSGTPGCMVRPVIASGGGRNVPAYQTLLEKSDKDAASAAIARKHSGYQPREGGFRQGSADTPVSSDSIGGNNSDSVNNLDINVNLAEKSSHPASKEVSRKQQRHVIKNRESATRSRARREAYTRDLEAQLHALKAEKARLQQKMQEMKRMKQQVC, from the exons ATGGTGAGGACAGACAACTCAGACTTTCTATTGCGAGGAGAAATTGACTCATCTGTTCATTCAACAAACCCACAACATCCTGACAGCCATGTCCTCCCATCACTAGATCGCCAAAGGTCAATCTTGTCCCTCCTTAATGTGTTTCAACACACATTCTCTGATGACACTGGAATCTCTGGATCAATGAACATAGATGAACTCCTTAACAACGTTTGGACAGAAGAAGAAATTCAAGCTTTTGAACAAACACTTCTCCCCAGCCCCGATATTGCCCTCGGCGCTGCTGCCCCCATGGGAGCTGCCACAGTCCCCACAGCTGCAGCCACAGCCAATATTAATCCACAGTTCATCCCTTCAAACGAAGAGATGAACCTCGAGGATTTTCTTATCATGGCTGGTGTGGTGCGGGCACCTGATTATTCTTCTCCTCTGCAGCAGTCATGTGTGTCATACCAGAACAACAATAATACAACAGTTGGATCTGGGACACCTGGTTGTATGGTCAGGCCTGTCATTGCTTCAGGAGGGGGTAGAAATGTGCCAGCTTATCAGACACTGCTGGAAAAAAGCGACAAAGATGCAGCATCAGCTGCAATTGCAAGAAAACATAGTGGATACCAACCACGTGAAGGTGGATTTAGGCAGGGGTCAGCCGATACTCCAGTTTCCTCTGACAGTATCGGGGGAAACAATTCCGACAGTGTGAATAATCTTGATATAAATGTCAATTTAGCGGAAAAGTCCAGTCATCCGGCATCCAAAGAGGTGTCGAGAAAGCAGCAGCGTCACGTGATCAAAAACAGAGAATCTGCCACCAGATCAAGGGCTAGGAGAGAG GCGTATACTCGTGATTTAGAAGCCCAACTGCACGCGCTAAAAGCAGAGAAGGCACGCCTGCAACAAAAAATG CaagagatgaagaggatgaagcaGCAAGTTTGTTGA
- the LOC141667608 gene encoding ABSCISIC ACID-INSENSITIVE 5-like protein 2 isoform X2, translating into MVRTDNSDFLLRGEIDSSVHSTNPQHPDSHVLPSLDRQRSILSLLNVFQHTFSDDTGISGSMNIDELLNNVWTEEEIQAFEQTLLPSPDIALGAAAPMGAATVPTAAATANINPQFIPSNEEMNLEDFLIMAGVVRAPDYSSPLQQSCVSYQNNNNTTVGSGTPGCMVRPVIASGGGRNVPAYQTLLEKSDKDAASAAIARKHSGYQPREGGFRQGSADTPVSSDSIGGNNSDSVNNLDINVNLAEKSSHPASKEVSRKQQRHVIKNRESATRSRARREAYTRDLEAQLHALKAEKARLQQKMEMDEVMKTSKGKDGKKGLKRSSSSLY; encoded by the exons ATGGTGAGGACAGACAACTCAGACTTTCTATTGCGAGGAGAAATTGACTCATCTGTTCATTCAACAAACCCACAACATCCTGACAGCCATGTCCTCCCATCACTAGATCGCCAAAGGTCAATCTTGTCCCTCCTTAATGTGTTTCAACACACATTCTCTGATGACACTGGAATCTCTGGATCAATGAACATAGATGAACTCCTTAACAACGTTTGGACAGAAGAAGAAATTCAAGCTTTTGAACAAACACTTCTCCCCAGCCCCGATATTGCCCTCGGCGCTGCTGCCCCCATGGGAGCTGCCACAGTCCCCACAGCTGCAGCCACAGCCAATATTAATCCACAGTTCATCCCTTCAAACGAAGAGATGAACCTCGAGGATTTTCTTATCATGGCTGGTGTGGTGCGGGCACCTGATTATTCTTCTCCTCTGCAGCAGTCATGTGTGTCATACCAGAACAACAATAATACAACAGTTGGATCTGGGACACCTGGTTGTATGGTCAGGCCTGTCATTGCTTCAGGAGGGGGTAGAAATGTGCCAGCTTATCAGACACTGCTGGAAAAAAGCGACAAAGATGCAGCATCAGCTGCAATTGCAAGAAAACATAGTGGATACCAACCACGTGAAGGTGGATTTAGGCAGGGGTCAGCCGATACTCCAGTTTCCTCTGACAGTATCGGGGGAAACAATTCCGACAGTGTGAATAATCTTGATATAAATGTCAATTTAGCGGAAAAGTCCAGTCATCCGGCATCCAAAGAGGTGTCGAGAAAGCAGCAGCGTCACGTGATCAAAAACAGAGAATCTGCCACCAGATCAAGGGCTAGGAGAGAG GCGTATACTCGTGATTTAGAAGCCCAACTGCACGCGCTAAAAGCAGAGAAGGCACGCCTGCAACAAAAAATG